A single window of Candidatus Microthrix subdominans DNA harbors:
- a CDS encoding cytochrome P450, which produces MNLRYDPLDPEFLENPYPTYAKLRDDDPVHYHRATDKVPGFWALSRFADIWDAVRSQKHFSSAQGLTFYPDEISQLGLPPNLVMLDPPVHTQLRALIGRGFTARRVAELEGIIRSFVRRRLVHLGERAADGEPVDLHQEFASTIPTYVLAELFGVAEEDRLRFGPWVQALTAIQNDGLRIGQIDGKGAVAEMLGYFSEQIEARRSQPADDLIGALVAAEIDGERLSDRDILGFCFVVVAGGSDTTASLISHGVALLSERPDQRAVLIDDPAVIGGAIIEFLRLESSVQGLCRTTIQDVTIHDTTIPAGEKVMMLYGSDNRDQREFGDDADRLDVRRAIPRHLAFSSGPHFCIGSHLARLQARVACEELLALHPEVTVDIDAGQRHRSPFVRAFVSLPADGLSAPSV; this is translated from the coding sequence ATGAACCTGCGCTACGACCCGCTGGACCCCGAGTTCCTCGAAAACCCGTACCCCACGTACGCCAAGCTGCGCGATGACGATCCCGTCCACTACCACCGGGCGACCGACAAGGTTCCGGGCTTCTGGGCCTTGTCCCGATTCGCTGACATCTGGGACGCGGTGCGATCACAGAAGCACTTCTCGTCGGCTCAGGGCTTGACCTTCTACCCCGACGAGATCAGCCAGCTTGGGCTCCCGCCCAACCTGGTGATGCTCGATCCACCCGTCCACACCCAGCTGCGGGCGCTGATCGGGCGCGGCTTCACTGCCAGACGGGTCGCCGAGCTTGAGGGCATCATCCGCAGCTTTGTGCGCCGGCGGCTCGTTCACCTGGGCGAACGTGCGGCCGACGGCGAGCCGGTGGATCTGCACCAGGAGTTCGCCAGCACGATCCCGACATACGTCCTGGCCGAGCTCTTCGGTGTCGCCGAGGAGGACCGCCTGCGCTTCGGGCCGTGGGTGCAGGCGCTCACAGCGATCCAGAACGACGGCCTTCGGATCGGCCAGATCGACGGCAAGGGCGCGGTGGCCGAGATGCTCGGGTACTTCAGCGAGCAGATCGAGGCGCGCCGAAGCCAACCGGCCGACGACCTGATCGGGGCCTTGGTCGCCGCCGAGATCGACGGGGAGCGCCTCAGCGACCGGGACATTCTCGGCTTCTGCTTTGTGGTGGTCGCTGGTGGCAGCGACACGACCGCGTCGTTGATCTCCCACGGCGTTGCGCTGCTGAGCGAACGGCCCGACCAGCGGGCGGTGCTCATCGACGATCCGGCCGTGATCGGCGGTGCGATCATCGAGTTCCTCCGCCTCGAGTCCTCCGTGCAGGGGTTGTGCCGAACAACTATTCAGGACGTCACCATCCACGACACCACGATCCCCGCTGGGGAGAAGGTGATGATGCTCTACGGCTCGGACAACCGCGACCAGCGGGAGTTCGGCGATGATGCCGACCGGCTCGATGTGCGCCGAGCGATCCCCCGCCACCTGGCCTTCAGCAGCGGCCCGCACTTCTGCATCGGCAGCCATCTGGCCCGGCTCCAGGCTCGGGTTGCCTGTGAGGAACTGCTGGCGCTGCATCCGGAGGTAACCGTCGACATCGACGCGGGTCAACGTCACCGCTCACCGTTCGTGCGCGCCTTCGTGAGCCTTCCCGCCGACGGGTTGTCTGCGCCTTCCGTCTGA
- a CDS encoding patatin-like phospholipase family protein yields MPSATAFVLGGGGDLGAHQVGMLGALIEVGITPDLVVGTSIGSINGAIIAADPSGRSVEALTELWTTLDRSGVFGGSIFSKVATFARSGTHLSDNRVLRELLEEILPVRRIDDLAVNFECVAASIEHATAHYFSTGPLVEAILASSAVPGMFPPVEIDGEHFLDGGLVSSIPLDRAIAHGATTIYVLQVGRVEAPLAPPSNPWEVAMVAFEISRRHRFTESMRNLPDNIAVHVLPTGDPKTFNDVSQYRRGNSESIERRIDQSYAASIDYLNSIEP; encoded by the coding sequence ATGCCATCCGCTACCGCATTTGTCCTGGGCGGCGGCGGCGACCTCGGTGCCCACCAGGTGGGGATGCTCGGAGCGCTGATCGAAGTCGGCATCACCCCCGACTTGGTGGTGGGCACCTCGATCGGGTCGATCAACGGGGCGATAATCGCTGCCGACCCGTCCGGCCGGAGCGTCGAGGCGCTGACCGAGCTGTGGACGACGCTCGACCGCTCGGGGGTGTTTGGGGGCTCGATCTTTTCCAAGGTTGCCACCTTCGCCCGGTCGGGAACCCACCTGAGCGACAACCGGGTGCTGCGGGAGCTCCTCGAAGAGATCCTGCCCGTGCGCCGCATCGACGACCTTGCGGTCAACTTCGAATGCGTCGCAGCAAGCATCGAGCACGCTACGGCCCACTACTTCTCTACCGGACCGTTGGTCGAGGCCATCCTGGCCTCGTCTGCCGTGCCGGGCATGTTTCCCCCGGTCGAGATCGACGGCGAGCACTTCCTCGACGGTGGGCTCGTCTCGTCGATTCCGCTCGACCGGGCGATCGCCCACGGTGCGACCACCATCTACGTGCTGCAGGTGGGGCGGGTGGAGGCACCGTTGGCGCCGCCGTCCAACCCGTGGGAGGTCGCCATGGTGGCCTTTGAGATCTCCCGCCGACACCGCTTCACCGAGTCGATGCGCAACCTTCCGGACAACATTGCCGTGCACGTCCTGCCGACCGGCGACCCGAAGACGTTCAACGACGTCAGCCAGTACCGGCGGGGAAACTCGGAGTCGATCGAGCGCCGGATCGATCAGTCCTATGCGGCCTCGATCGACTACCTGAACTCGATCGAACCGTGA
- a CDS encoding 1-acyl-sn-glycerol-3-phosphate acyltransferase has product MKLPPRWLRRIVLWPLPLLAFILYITTVPLFVIAALVVSYRLPGKWRALRLLGLATCYLFVEVAVTISALALWLASGFGWKLSSEAFVSAHYRLLRWTLRLLVYTGSRLFSLSIDQDGTALPTDSGDGRISDAPLIVLSRHAGPADSFLLLHEVMSWAGRRPRIVAKATLQLDPVFDILLNRLPNRFIETNPAPGSDAVSAIAELATGMTNRDAFVIFPEGGNFTEGRRVRAIERLRSDGHEEAARRAESMTYLLAPRPAGTLAAISACPDADVVLVAHTGLDEIFTVPDLWASLPEDKTLHLAWRVLPAADVPAGSAERIDLLFRAWEGIDKWIGDHRATE; this is encoded by the coding sequence GTGAAGCTGCCGCCGCGCTGGCTGCGCCGCATCGTCCTTTGGCCGCTGCCGCTGCTGGCATTCATCCTCTACATCACGACAGTGCCGCTGTTCGTCATCGCCGCCCTGGTCGTCTCGTATCGGCTGCCCGGAAAGTGGCGGGCACTCCGGCTGCTCGGCCTGGCCACCTGTTACCTGTTCGTCGAGGTGGCGGTGACCATCTCCGCCTTGGCGCTGTGGTTGGCGTCGGGGTTCGGTTGGAAGCTGTCCTCGGAGGCGTTCGTCAGCGCTCACTACCGGCTGCTGCGTTGGACCCTGCGGCTTCTCGTATACACGGGAAGTCGACTGTTCTCGCTGAGTATCGACCAGGACGGAACGGCGCTGCCCACCGATTCTGGCGATGGCAGGATCAGCGATGCGCCGCTGATCGTCCTCAGCCGCCACGCTGGCCCCGCCGACTCGTTTCTGCTGCTCCACGAGGTCATGTCCTGGGCGGGGCGCCGTCCCCGGATCGTCGCCAAGGCGACGCTCCAGCTGGACCCGGTGTTCGACATCCTGCTCAACCGGCTTCCCAACCGGTTTATCGAGACAAACCCGGCCCCGGGCAGCGACGCGGTGTCAGCTATTGCAGAGCTGGCGACAGGAATGACCAACCGGGATGCCTTTGTCATCTTCCCCGAGGGTGGCAACTTCACCGAGGGCCGCCGGGTTCGTGCCATCGAGCGGCTGCGCAGCGACGGTCACGAGGAAGCCGCTCGCCGAGCAGAGTCGATGACCTACCTCCTGGCGCCCCGCCCGGCGGGCACCCTGGCAGCCATCAGCGCCTGCCCCGACGCCGACGTTGTTCTGGTTGCCCACACCGGCCTCGATGAGATCTTCACGGTCCCGGATCTGTGGGCGTCCCTGCCCGAGGACAAGACGCTGCACCTGGCATGGCGAGTGCTTCCGGCAGCTGACGTTCCCGCTGGCTCGGCCGAGCGCATCGACCTGCTGTTCCGGGCGTGGGAGGGCATCGATAAGTGGATCGGCGACCATCGAGCCACGGAGTAG
- a CDS encoding MarR family transcriptional regulator: MFDQVTLPDHVFSRLDSLNRRAGHDIRPHLDLTIEGMRGTFGALLGMLPTDGARPSELAEAMRISKQAVGQRLVEMEARGWITINPDPIDKRARIVTRTPAGDEIKAMSEQAIAAMERNWADQVGADRYRVFKEVLNELALG; this comes from the coding sequence GTGTTTGACCAAGTGACGCTCCCCGACCATGTCTTTTCACGTCTCGACAGCCTCAACCGGCGAGCGGGACACGACATCCGGCCGCACCTCGACCTCACCATCGAGGGCATGCGGGGGACCTTCGGGGCCCTGCTTGGCATGCTCCCGACCGATGGCGCCCGACCATCAGAGCTGGCCGAGGCGATGCGGATCTCCAAACAGGCCGTGGGTCAGCGGCTGGTCGAAATGGAGGCGCGGGGGTGGATCACCATCAACCCCGACCCCATCGACAAACGGGCCCGAATCGTGACCCGGACCCCAGCCGGCGACGAGATCAAGGCCATGAGTGAGCAGGCCATCGCCGCCATGGAACGCAACTGGGCCGACCAGGTCGGAGCCGACCGCTACCGAGTGTTCAAGGAGGTGCTAAACGAGTTGGCGCTCGGCTGA